A section of the Pseudomonas sp. Q1-7 genome encodes:
- a CDS encoding EamA family transporter, translating to MIYIGWGTTYLANHFLLRELPPFVIATLRFLFAGLLALGWVLANGMAQVQRTDLGSALIGGVLLIAVGQGALIYANQFLPTGMLAMLYTTLPLWSVALEWLLDRRPPLWVLCGLALASGGIVMLMGSGLGLEAGFQQWFAGGLVVMATLLWAIGAWLLRKRPPFRSSWMGLSLQMLTGTLILALFGLWRGDWLHVDLGRVSLDAWLWMAYLVIPVSLGVYPAYFWLLRVVRPSLVSTFAFVNPVVALLLGFLILGERLEVATLMACLATLAGVMLIIFGRR from the coding sequence ATGATTTACATCGGCTGGGGCACCACCTACCTGGCCAACCACTTCCTTCTGCGCGAACTGCCACCTTTCGTCATCGCCACCCTCCGCTTCCTCTTCGCCGGCCTCCTCGCATTGGGCTGGGTGCTGGCCAACGGTATGGCACAGGTCCAACGCACGGACCTGGGTAGCGCGTTGATCGGTGGTGTACTGCTGATCGCCGTCGGCCAGGGCGCCCTCATCTACGCCAACCAGTTCCTTCCCACCGGCATGCTGGCGATGCTCTACACCACCCTGCCCCTCTGGAGCGTGGCGCTGGAGTGGCTGCTGGATCGCCGCCCACCCCTCTGGGTGCTCTGCGGCCTGGCTCTGGCCAGCGGCGGAATCGTGATGCTAATGGGCAGTGGCCTGGGCCTTGAAGCGGGGTTCCAGCAGTGGTTCGCGGGCGGCCTGGTGGTCATGGCGACGCTGCTCTGGGCCATTGGCGCCTGGCTGCTGCGCAAACGCCCACCGTTCCGCTCCAGCTGGATGGGCCTCAGCCTGCAAATGCTGACCGGCACCTTGATCCTCGCGCTGTTCGGTCTCTGGCGTGGCGATTGGCTACACGTGGATCTGGGCCGCGTCAGCCTGGACGCCTGGCTGTGGATGGCTTATCTGGTAATTCCCGTCAGCCTGGGCGTCTATCCCGCCTACTTCTGGCTGCTGCGCGTAGTGCGACCGAGCCTGGTATCCACCTTCGCTTTCGTGAACCCGGTGGTGGCGCTACTGCTGGGATTCCTGATCCTCGGCGAGCGACTGGAAGTCGCCACCCTGATGGCCTGCCTGGCCACCCTGGCCGGCGTGATGCTGATCATCTTCGGCCGCCGCTGA
- the uvrB gene encoding excinuclease ABC subunit UvrB: MSEFQLVTRFKPAGDQPEAIRQMVEGLDAGLSHQTLLGVTGSGKTFSIANVISQVQRPTLVLAPNKTLAAQLYGEFRAFFPNNSVEYFVSYYDYYQPEAYVPSSDTYIEKDASINDHIEQMRLSATKALLERPDAIIVATVSSIYGLGDPASYLKMVLHIDRGDRIDQRSLLRRLAELQYTRNDMDFARATFRVRGDVIDIFPAESDLEAIRVELFDDEVESLAAFDPLTGEVIRKLPRFTFYPKSHYVTPREVLLEAVDQIKEELKERLEQLRSANKLVEAQRLEQRTRFDLEMILELGYCNGIENYSRYLSGRAAGEAPPTLYDYLPANALLVIDESHVTVPQVGAMFKGDRSRKETLVEYGFRLPSALDNRPLRFDEWEAISPQTIFVSATPGPYEGEHAGRVIEQVVRPTGLVDPEVEVRPATTQVDDLLSEIRKRVVVEERVLVTTLTKRMAEDLTDYLADHDVKVRYLHSDIDTVERVEIIRDLRIGAFDVLVGINLLREGLDMPEVSLVAILDADKEGFLRSERSLIQTIGRAARNLNGKAILYADNVTGSMQRAIGETERRRAKQVAFNEVHGIVPKGVKKDIQDILEGATVPGSRSNKRKAMAKVAEEQARYEAELKSPSEITKRIRQMEEKMFQLARDLEFEAAAQLRDEIQKLRERLLQL, translated from the coding sequence ATGTCGGAGTTCCAGCTTGTCACCCGTTTCAAGCCCGCCGGCGACCAGCCGGAGGCCATTCGCCAGATGGTGGAAGGGCTGGACGCCGGCCTTTCGCACCAGACCCTGCTGGGTGTGACCGGGTCGGGAAAGACCTTCAGCATTGCCAACGTCATTTCCCAGGTCCAGCGGCCTACGCTGGTTCTGGCTCCCAACAAGACATTGGCTGCGCAGCTATATGGAGAATTCCGCGCTTTCTTTCCGAATAATTCGGTCGAGTACTTCGTTTCGTATTACGACTACTACCAACCGGAAGCCTACGTCCCGTCGTCCGACACCTATATCGAGAAGGATGCCTCGATCAACGATCACATCGAGCAGATGCGATTGTCGGCGACCAAGGCCCTGCTGGAGCGGCCGGATGCCATCATCGTTGCCACCGTGTCTTCCATCTATGGCCTGGGGGACCCGGCTTCCTACCTGAAGATGGTGCTGCATATCGACCGCGGCGACCGTATCGACCAGCGGAGCCTGCTGCGCCGGCTGGCGGAGCTGCAGTACACCCGCAACGACATGGATTTCGCGCGGGCAACGTTCCGCGTTCGGGGCGACGTGATCGACATCTTTCCGGCGGAATCCGACTTGGAAGCCATTCGTGTCGAGCTGTTCGACGATGAGGTGGAGAGCCTGGCGGCCTTCGATCCCTTGACCGGCGAGGTGATCCGCAAGCTGCCGCGCTTCACCTTCTATCCCAAGAGTCACTACGTCACGCCCCGTGAAGTGCTGCTCGAGGCGGTGGATCAGATCAAGGAGGAATTGAAGGAGCGCCTGGAGCAGCTGCGTAGCGCCAACAAGTTGGTGGAGGCGCAGCGCCTGGAGCAGCGCACGCGTTTCGACCTGGAAATGATCCTGGAGCTGGGCTACTGCAACGGCATCGAGAACTATTCCCGCTACCTCTCCGGCCGGGCTGCCGGGGAGGCGCCTCCCACCCTGTACGATTACCTGCCGGCCAACGCGCTGCTGGTGATCGATGAATCCCACGTCACGGTTCCCCAGGTCGGCGCCATGTTCAAGGGCGACCGCTCGCGCAAGGAAACGCTCGTCGAATACGGTTTCCGTCTGCCCTCGGCATTGGACAACCGTCCACTGCGTTTCGACGAGTGGGAGGCCATCAGCCCGCAGACCATATTCGTTTCGGCCACCCCGGGCCCCTACGAAGGTGAACATGCCGGTCGCGTGATCGAGCAGGTGGTAAGGCCGACCGGCCTGGTGGACCCGGAGGTGGAGGTGCGCCCGGCCACTACCCAGGTGGATGATTTGCTCTCGGAGATTCGCAAGCGTGTCGTGGTCGAGGAGCGGGTGCTGGTCACCACGCTGACCAAGCGCATGGCTGAAGACCTCACGGATTACCTGGCTGACCACGATGTGAAGGTTCGCTATCTACACTCGGACATCGATACCGTGGAGCGTGTTGAGATCATTCGCGACTTGCGCATCGGAGCTTTCGATGTGCTGGTGGGGATCAACCTGCTGCGGGAGGGCCTGGATATGCCCGAGGTGTCCCTGGTGGCGATTCTCGACGCGGACAAGGAAGGCTTCCTGCGTTCCGAGCGCTCGTTGATCCAGACGATTGGCCGCGCGGCGCGCAACCTCAACGGCAAGGCGATTCTCTATGCCGATAACGTAACGGGCTCGATGCAGCGGGCGATCGGAGAGACCGAAAGACGTCGCGCGAAGCAGGTGGCCTTCAACGAGGTCCATGGCATTGTGCCCAAGGGCGTGAAGAAGGACATCCAGGACATTCTCGAAGGCGCCACAGTGCCGGGTTCGCGCAGCAACAAGCGCAAAGCGATGGCCAAGGTGGCGGAGGAGCAGGCGCGTTATGAGGCTGAGCTGAAGTCGCCGAGCGAGATCACCAAGCGTATTCGCCAGATGGAAGAAAAAATGTTCCAGTTGGCACGCGACCTGGAGTTCGAGGCCGCGGCTCAGTTGCGGGACGAAATCCAGAAACTACGAGAGCGTTTGCTCCAGCTCTGA
- a CDS encoding ComEA family DNA-binding protein yields MIRFRIASLFFVLCSLLLGYNQASLAANAQPVVASAEVQVGKLNINTADEAALQAQMVGIGAAKAKAIVQYREEHGPFSSVDDLLEVKGIGAKTLDKNREKLMVE; encoded by the coding sequence ATGATCCGTTTTCGAATTGCCTCGCTGTTTTTCGTTCTTTGCTCGCTTTTACTCGGCTACAACCAAGCTTCGCTAGCTGCCAATGCTCAGCCGGTAGTGGCGAGCGCCGAGGTGCAAGTTGGCAAACTCAATATCAACACTGCCGATGAGGCTGCATTGCAGGCTCAGATGGTCGGTATTGGTGCGGCGAAGGCCAAGGCTATCGTGCAGTATCGTGAGGAGCATGGTCCGTTCTCCTCGGTGGACGATCTGCTGGAGGTCAAGGGCATTGGTGCCAAGACGCTTGATAAGAACCGCGAGAAGCTGATGGTGGAGTGA
- a CDS encoding amino acid aminotransferase translates to MSLFSAVEMAPRDPILGLNEAFNADTRATKINLGVGVYYNEQGRIPLLRAVAEAEKARIDAHAPRGYLPIEGIAAYDQAVQKLLFGADSRLLAEGRVVTTQAVGGTGALKTGADFLKRLLPNAVVAISDPSWENHRALFESAGFPVQNYRYYDAATNGVNRAGLLEDLKALPARSIVVLHACCHNPTGVDLELEDWKAVLEVLREREHVPFLDIAYQGFGAGIDEDAFAVRLFAESGLPFFVSSSFSKSFSLYGERVGALSVVTSSKEEAGRVLSQVKRVIRTNYSNPPTHGATVVASVLNSPELRAMWEAELGEMRTRIHSMRLAMVEQLTTLGAKRDFSFVARQRGMFSYSGLTAEQVERLKNEFGIYAVSTGRICVAALNNSNLESITRAITKVL, encoded by the coding sequence ATGAGTCTGTTTTCTGCCGTCGAAATGGCTCCGCGCGACCCCATCCTGGGTCTCAACGAAGCGTTCAACGCCGACACCCGCGCCACCAAGATCAATCTGGGCGTAGGGGTCTATTACAACGAGCAGGGCCGAATCCCGCTCCTGCGTGCGGTGGCAGAAGCGGAAAAGGCCCGCATCGATGCGCACGCCCCGCGCGGCTACCTGCCGATCGAAGGCATCGCTGCCTACGACCAGGCCGTGCAGAAGCTGCTGTTCGGCGCCGACTCCCGGCTGCTGGCGGAAGGCCGCGTGGTCACCACCCAGGCAGTCGGCGGTACCGGTGCCCTTAAGACCGGCGCTGACTTCCTGAAGCGCCTGCTGCCGAATGCAGTTGTCGCGATCAGCGACCCGAGCTGGGAGAACCACCGCGCCCTGTTCGAATCCGCCGGCTTCCCGGTGCAGAACTACCGCTACTACGATGCCGCCACCAATGGGGTGAACCGTGCAGGCCTCCTCGAGGACCTCAAGGCCCTGCCCGCCCGCTCCATCGTGGTCCTGCACGCCTGCTGCCACAACCCGACCGGTGTGGACCTGGAACTGGAGGACTGGAAAGCCGTTCTGGAAGTCCTGCGCGAGCGCGAGCACGTTCCTTTCCTGGATATCGCCTACCAGGGCTTCGGTGCCGGCATCGATGAAGACGCCTTCGCCGTGCGCCTGTTCGCGGAATCCGGCTTGCCGTTTTTCGTGTCCAGCTCCTTCTCCAAGTCCTTCTCCCTGTACGGCGAGCGCGTCGGCGCCCTGTCAGTGGTAACCAGCTCGAAGGAAGAAGCCGGCCGCGTGCTGTCCCAGGTCAAGCGAGTCATTCGCACTAACTACTCCAACCCGCCAACCCATGGGGCCACCGTGGTCGCCTCGGTGCTGAACAGCCCCGAACTGCGTGCCATGTGGGAAGCGGAATTGGGCGAGATGCGCACCCGCATCCACAGCATGCGCCTGGCCATGGTCGAGCAACTGACCACCTTGGGTGCCAAGCGCGACTTCAGCTTTGTGGCCCGCCAGCGCGGCATGTTCTCCTACTCCGGCCTCACCGCCGAGCAAGTAGAACGCCTGAAGAACGAGTTCGGCATTTATGCCGTCAGCACAGGTCGCATCTGCGTTGCCGCGCTGAACAATAGCAACCTGGAAAGTATCACCCGAGCCATTACCAAGGTGCTCTGA
- a CDS encoding MraY family glycosyltransferase: protein MTIWWMLAVVALASLLLTGALRRYALSRRLMDIPSARSSHSMPTPRGGGVAIVISFLVALPVLSLLDVLPWGQSWALLGAGLCVAVVGFLDDHGHIAARWRLLTHSTAAIWALFHLGGLPHIELFGFKLQLGILGAVIAVFYLVWLLNLYNFMDGIDGIASVEAISVCLGATLIYWYLGHIRLSFAPLLLAISVAGFLYWNFPPARIFMGDAGSGFLGISLGILSLQAAWAAPQFLWSWLVLLGVFIVDATWTLFRRLLRGEKVYEAHRTHAYQFASRRYGRHMPVTLAVFAINLFWLFPMAFLIGVGRVEGAVGLIVAYIPLFALAVRFKAGERE from the coding sequence ATGACTATTTGGTGGATGCTCGCGGTGGTCGCGTTGGCATCACTTCTTCTCACGGGGGCTCTGCGCCGCTACGCGCTCAGCCGCAGGCTCATGGACATACCAAGCGCACGGAGTTCACATTCCATGCCGACTCCTCGTGGCGGCGGCGTGGCTATAGTAATTTCTTTTCTCGTTGCCTTGCCCGTTCTATCGCTGCTTGACGTTCTTCCCTGGGGGCAGTCTTGGGCGCTGCTGGGGGCGGGATTGTGTGTCGCAGTCGTAGGGTTCCTGGATGACCATGGCCACATCGCTGCGCGCTGGCGTCTTCTGACCCATTCCACCGCAGCTATCTGGGCGTTGTTCCATCTCGGGGGACTGCCGCACATTGAACTGTTCGGTTTTAAGTTGCAACTGGGGATATTGGGGGCTGTGATAGCAGTCTTTTATTTGGTGTGGCTGCTGAACCTCTATAACTTCATGGACGGTATAGATGGTATCGCCAGTGTAGAGGCAATTTCTGTTTGTCTGGGAGCTACTCTCATCTATTGGTACTTGGGACATATAAGGTTGTCTTTTGCCCCATTGCTACTCGCCATCTCTGTGGCAGGTTTTCTGTACTGGAATTTTCCACCTGCGCGGATATTCATGGGAGATGCGGGGAGTGGCTTTCTAGGAATATCGCTTGGCATCCTTTCATTGCAGGCGGCCTGGGCCGCTCCCCAGTTTTTGTGGAGCTGGCTTGTTCTCCTGGGAGTATTCATTGTTGATGCCACTTGGACACTTTTTCGTCGTCTATTGAGGGGCGAGAAGGTCTACGAGGCACATAGGACTCACGCCTACCAGTTCGCATCGCGCCGCTACGGTCGGCATATGCCCGTCACGCTGGCGGTTTTCGCCATAAATCTTTTTTGGCTATTTCCAATGGCCTTCCTGATCGGCGTGGGGCGAGTGGAGGGTGCTGTTGGGCTGATTGTCGCCTATATTCCGCTTTTCGCACTTGCTGTGAGATTCAAGGCTGGCGAGCGGGAATGA
- a CDS encoding UDP-glucose 4-epimerase family protein has product MRLLLTGSTGFVGGALLRKLQEMPHLQIVAAVRSATDKLPGAVTRLTVDGLALGTNWKDSLRGVEVVIHCAARVHVMSDVEADPLAAFRRANVEGTLGLARQARDAGVRRFIFVSTIKVNGESTKLGNPFTADQAPAPVDPYGVSKLEAEQGLRKIAEESAMEVVIVRPTLVYGPAVKANFLNMMRWVNRGVPLPFGAIHNRRSLVSLYNLVDLIITCVYHPAAANQTFLVSDGQDVSTTELLRRIGDALGRPARLLPVPSILLEVGATVFGRRALSQRLCGSLQVDINKTRELLGWTPPVSLDDALKRTANYYLEHQDK; this is encoded by the coding sequence ATGCGCTTATTGCTGACTGGCTCCACAGGATTTGTCGGCGGAGCCCTGTTGCGCAAACTGCAGGAGATGCCTCATCTGCAGATCGTAGCGGCAGTTCGCAGCGCTACCGACAAACTGCCTGGTGCGGTTACCAGGTTAACAGTAGATGGTTTGGCACTCGGCACGAACTGGAAGGACTCGCTGAGGGGGGTTGAAGTTGTGATTCACTGTGCGGCGAGAGTGCACGTGATGAGCGATGTCGAGGCCGACCCACTCGCTGCTTTCCGGCGGGCCAATGTTGAAGGTACGCTCGGTCTGGCCCGGCAGGCCCGGGACGCTGGTGTTCGGCGTTTCATTTTCGTTAGTACGATCAAGGTCAATGGTGAGTCCACTAAGCTCGGTAATCCGTTTACTGCTGATCAGGCGCCTGCGCCCGTCGATCCCTATGGCGTTTCCAAGCTAGAGGCCGAGCAAGGACTTCGTAAAATCGCTGAGGAATCTGCCATGGAAGTGGTTATCGTTAGGCCCACGTTGGTGTACGGGCCCGCGGTAAAGGCCAACTTCCTCAACATGATGCGCTGGGTTAACAGGGGAGTGCCCTTGCCTTTCGGTGCTATTCATAATCGGAGGAGCTTGGTTTCTCTATATAACTTGGTGGACCTGATTATCACTTGTGTCTACCATCCCGCAGCGGCGAATCAGACTTTCTTGGTCAGTGATGGTCAGGATGTTTCGACCACCGAGCTATTGCGTCGTATCGGAGATGCTCTTGGGCGTCCGGCGCGACTGTTGCCCGTCCCCAGCATACTGCTCGAAGTTGGCGCTACCGTATTTGGCAGGCGTGCCTTGTCACAACGGCTTTGCGGTTCTCTCCAGGTTGATATTAACAAGACCCGCGAGTTGTTGGGTTGGACGCCACCCGTGAGCCTGGATGATGCACTGAAGAGAACCGCGAATTATTATCTGGAACATCAAGACAAATGA
- a CDS encoding polysaccharide biosynthesis protein, translating into MTIKLRKWLLCLPRRYKRLIQVLADIALVVLALWLAFLVRLGIEAPLNPFLIHTWLFFVAPLVSIPIFIRFGMYRAVMRYFGNDALVTIFKAVTLSALLLALIVYWNREPAVNVPRSVVFNYWWVSLVLIGGLRLVMRQYFLGDWYGASHAMPFVMRGDGLPRVAIYGAGAAGNQLVAALRMGRAMRPVAFIDDDSSIATRTIAGLQVYKPKHVQQMIDQTGATEILLAIPSASRERRREILATLECYPLHVRTVPGFMDLASGRVKVDDIQEVDIADLLGRDAVLPRKELFERCIRDQVVMVTGAGGSIGSELCRQILNCGPRTLVLFEHSEFNLYNIQIELERRVSRESQSVHLVPILGSVRHLARLNDVMRTWRVDTVYHAAAYKHVPIVEHNIAEGILNNVMGTLNTAQAAIQAGVENLVLISTDKAVRPTNVMGGTKRLSEMVLQALSEESAPVLVGDNASIHRVNKTRFTMVRFGNVLGSSGSVIPLFREQIKRGGPVTVTHPNITRYFMTIPEAAQLVIQAGSMGQGGDVFVLDMGQPVKIAHLAEKMVHLSGLTVRSDKNPNGDIAIEFTGLRPGEKLYEELLIGDNVSPTEHPMIMRANEEHLPWDVFKGILAELFSAVERDDYVRVRQILRETVNGYAPEEEIVDWIHQQRRIEPSKSRR; encoded by the coding sequence ATGACCATAAAGCTGCGTAAATGGCTATTGTGCTTGCCTAGGCGGTACAAAAGGCTCATTCAGGTCCTGGCGGATATCGCCTTGGTCGTGCTGGCCTTGTGGTTGGCGTTTCTGGTTCGCCTCGGAATCGAGGCACCACTCAATCCTTTCCTCATTCATACTTGGCTTTTCTTTGTGGCGCCGTTGGTGTCGATACCCATCTTCATTCGCTTTGGAATGTATCGGGCGGTAATGAGGTATTTTGGTAATGATGCACTGGTTACTATTTTTAAGGCGGTAACGCTTTCTGCATTGCTGCTCGCGCTCATCGTTTACTGGAACCGTGAGCCGGCGGTCAATGTGCCTCGCTCGGTGGTCTTCAACTACTGGTGGGTAAGCCTGGTGCTCATTGGCGGTTTGCGTTTGGTCATGCGTCAGTATTTCCTTGGGGATTGGTACGGTGCAAGCCACGCAATGCCGTTCGTGATGAGGGGGGATGGATTACCTCGTGTAGCGATTTATGGCGCGGGGGCGGCAGGAAATCAGTTGGTCGCTGCGCTGAGAATGGGCCGTGCCATGCGGCCAGTAGCCTTTATTGACGACGACAGCAGTATCGCTACGCGTACCATTGCCGGATTGCAAGTCTACAAACCCAAGCACGTACAGCAGATGATTGATCAAACGGGGGCGACGGAGATTTTGCTAGCTATTCCTTCCGCCTCTAGGGAGCGCCGTCGCGAGATTCTCGCGACACTTGAATGTTACCCGCTTCACGTCCGCACAGTTCCCGGCTTTATGGATCTCGCCAGTGGTCGGGTAAAAGTCGACGATATCCAGGAGGTCGATATTGCCGATCTGTTGGGTCGTGACGCGGTTCTTCCCCGAAAGGAGCTTTTCGAACGATGCATCCGCGATCAGGTGGTCATGGTGACGGGGGCCGGAGGCTCTATCGGCTCCGAACTGTGCCGTCAAATACTGAATTGCGGTCCGCGCACTCTGGTCCTGTTTGAGCATAGTGAGTTCAACCTATACAACATCCAGATTGAACTAGAGCGTCGAGTTTCTCGCGAGTCGCAGAGCGTTCATCTCGTCCCTATTCTTGGCTCGGTTCGCCACCTGGCGCGTCTTAACGATGTGATGCGGACTTGGCGTGTGGACACCGTTTATCACGCAGCGGCGTACAAGCATGTCCCCATCGTCGAGCACAACATCGCTGAGGGTATTCTCAACAACGTGATGGGGACTCTCAACACTGCGCAGGCTGCCATTCAGGCTGGTGTCGAGAACTTAGTGCTGATCTCGACCGACAAGGCCGTGCGTCCGACGAATGTCATGGGCGGGACTAAGCGACTTTCGGAAATGGTGCTGCAAGCATTGAGCGAGGAGTCGGCTCCGGTGCTGGTGGGTGACAATGCGTCGATTCATCGTGTCAATAAGACACGTTTCACCATGGTTCGCTTCGGCAACGTGCTGGGCTCTTCGGGTTCGGTGATCCCATTGTTCCGCGAGCAGATTAAGCGCGGTGGGCCGGTCACCGTGACTCATCCAAATATCACGCGCTACTTCATGACAATTCCTGAAGCTGCCCAGTTGGTGATTCAGGCAGGTTCGATGGGGCAGGGTGGTGATGTATTCGTGTTGGATATGGGCCAGCCGGTGAAAATTGCTCATCTGGCGGAGAAGATGGTGCATCTGTCCGGCTTGACTGTGCGCTCTGACAAGAATCCCAATGGCGATATTGCCATAGAATTCACCGGTCTGCGCCCAGGCGAGAAACTCTACGAGGAACTGCTGATCGGTGACAACGTCAGTCCGACCGAGCATCCGATGATCATGCGGGCCAACGAGGAGCATCTGCCTTGGGATGTATTCAAAGGCATCCTCGCCGAACTGTTCTCCGCGGTCGAGCGTGACGACTACGTCCGAGTAAGGCAGATCCTACGAGAGACTGTGAATGGTTACGCTCCCGAAGAGGAAATTGTTGACTGGATTCATCAGCAACGTCGGATTGAGCCTTCCAAGTCGAGGCGCTAG